In Syntrophales bacterium, a genomic segment contains:
- a CDS encoding branched-chain amino acid ABC transporter permease, which produces MEFFLQLFVNGISIGFLYGLSAMGFVMIFKSSSVLNFAHGELMAAGAFLFLALVTWAKLPIVIAFLVTLVGSFILGFVVERLFLRPLIGEHLIYVIMLTVGLAAMFKGLLLLIFGGNLHTYPAFLPENLAIRIGLIYVPPEYIASFIIGMIFLLLFGLFFKYSSQGIYMRSVADNQTASLSLGVHVRRVFALSWAIAALVAAMSGVVLGIINGINVHEISAIGLKVFPVVILGGLDSIGGAIIGGLIIGLLETFTGGYISPSLRDVVPYGVLVFILLVKPYGLFGLVEIERV; this is translated from the coding sequence ATGGAATTTTTTCTTCAACTTTTTGTAAATGGCATAAGCATCGGGTTTCTTTATGGCCTATCTGCAATGGGCTTTGTCATGATTTTTAAATCATCAAGCGTTCTAAACTTTGCTCATGGCGAACTCATGGCCGCAGGTGCCTTCTTATTTCTTGCTCTGGTTACGTGGGCAAAACTGCCGATTGTCATTGCTTTTTTGGTGACGCTTGTCGGCAGCTTTATACTGGGGTTTGTTGTTGAACGACTCTTTCTGCGACCCCTGATTGGTGAACATCTTATTTATGTAATTATGTTGACCGTTGGGCTTGCCGCCATGTTCAAAGGATTGCTCTTGCTTATTTTTGGGGGAAACCTACATACCTATCCGGCTTTTCTACCAGAGAATCTTGCCATACGCATAGGTTTAATTTATGTTCCGCCGGAGTATATTGCTTCTTTTATAATAGGCATGATTTTTCTTCTGCTTTTTGGTCTTTTCTTTAAATATTCGTCACAGGGAATTTACATGAGGTCGGTTGCTGATAACCAGACAGCCTCACTCTCCCTGGGTGTTCATGTAAGAAGGGTCTTTGCCCTTTCATGGGCAATCGCCGCATTAGTGGCCGCCATGAGCGGTGTTGTTCTGGGAATTATCAACGGGATTAACGTTCATGAAATTAGCGCAATAGGTCTTAAGGTTTTTCCCGTGGTCATTTTGGGCGGGCTTGACAGTATCGGCGGGGCAATCATAGGTGGTCTCATTATAGGGCTTTTGGAAACCTTTACCGGTGGATATATTTCACCATCGCTTCGTGATGTTGTTCCTTATGGTGTTCTCGTCTTCATATTGCTGGTTAAGCCGTATGGACTTTTTGGTCTGGTAGAAATAGAGCGTGTTTAA
- a CDS encoding branched-chain amino acid ABC transporter permease produces MRRFQFHPCGNFKERYEEELAIFETDFGRLWLCVGLLVLFAVVPLISGPYTLYIFNMIGIAAIAAMGLNILIGFTGQISLGHGAFFGVGAYAGAILATSVGFPFLLAVPAAGLITAMVGMIFGIPSGRLKGLYLTIATLAGQFIIEYVLVHWESLTRGTMGITLPTATIFGIELSSDRSFFYVIYICLICMTLLAVNLVRTKYGRAFIAIRDNDRAAEGMGIPIFRYKLLSFGISSFYAGIAGAIWAFYMISITTEPFTLGLSVEYIAMVIIGGMGSIAGAIYGAIFITGLNEVLRGATDIFMNLGISAGIGLNVAALREFSFGLIIVLFILFEPKGLAEVWRIIRSNFRRWPFSY; encoded by the coding sequence ATGCGAAGATTTCAATTTCACCCATGTGGGAATTTTAAGGAACGATACGAAGAGGAACTTGCTATCTTTGAGACGGATTTTGGCCGGCTGTGGTTATGTGTTGGCCTTCTTGTGCTCTTTGCTGTGGTTCCTTTGATAAGTGGACCATATACTCTTTATATATTCAATATGATTGGAATTGCGGCCATTGCCGCAATGGGGCTCAACATATTGATCGGATTTACGGGTCAGATATCCCTTGGTCATGGTGCTTTCTTCGGAGTAGGGGCCTATGCCGGTGCAATCCTGGCCACTTCTGTGGGCTTTCCATTCTTGCTGGCAGTTCCTGCTGCCGGCTTGATTACTGCGATGGTGGGTATGATTTTCGGAATACCCTCAGGTCGCCTCAAAGGGCTGTATCTGACTATTGCTACGCTTGCCGGACAGTTCATTATTGAATATGTCCTTGTGCACTGGGAAAGTCTTACCAGAGGCACTATGGGGATTACACTTCCCACGGCCACGATATTTGGGATAGAGTTAAGTAGTGACAGAAGCTTTTTTTATGTGATTTATATCTGTCTTATCTGCATGACACTTCTGGCGGTAAATTTGGTACGCACCAAATACGGCAGGGCATTCATAGCCATTCGTGACAATGATCGTGCCGCTGAAGGAATGGGAATACCAATATTTCGGTACAAGCTCCTTTCATTCGGTATCAGTTCTTTTTATGCGGGAATTGCCGGAGCCATCTGGGCGTTTTACATGATTAGCATCACAACCGAACCATTTACACTTGGACTCTCTGTCGAATATATCGCCATGGTTATAATAGGCGGGATGGGGAGTATTGCCGGTGCCATCTATGGAGCGATTTTTATTACCGGTTTAAATGAGGTTTTGCGCGGGGCAACGGATATTTTCATGAATCTCGGGATATCAGCGGGTATCGGACTTAACGTGGCGGCGCTTCGTGAATTTTCCTTTGGACTTATCATCGTCCTTTTCATTCTTTTTGAACCGAAGGGACTGGCCGAGGTATGGCGAATCATCCGTTCCAACTTCAGGCGGTGGCCGTTTTCGTATTAA